GATGTATTTTACGATAGATAGACTTATCAGGAAATAACTTGAATATAGCAATAGATGGGAGCGTGTTGACCTCAAGCAGCCACATATCCATATGCTGATCCATCGCAATATCCAGACCGATTTCTTTGATCCCTGGATAAGTAGATTCCAATTGACCTGCGATTTGTACGCCTAATGATTTTAAATGATTTACAGTCGAGAGGGATTCAGAAGGTTTCATGTGATTTTTTAATAATGTATTTACCGAAAGAATACTGCCTCCACTATGATAATTGGTGACGATTTTCTGAGGAGCAGCAACTCGTCCGAGCATTCCTGTTGTTTCCCATGCGCCTGATGGAGTCTTTTGGGCAAGAACTCGAAGGTCGAAGGGACGATCTTGATGACGCAGGAGATCAATTCCTTTTTGGATCAGGTAAGTACGGTTCTGAATTCGTTTCTGTAAGGCCTTATGCAGCTCTTCGGGAGTGAAGAAAACTTCTGCCGTCTTTCCATATCTTAAAATATATAGGATTTGCGCTTCTTGCTGTTCTATCTCGTCGTTATTGGGGGTGGCATTTATTTCAGTCTTCTGCTGGCTTGAACTCAAAGTCACCGTACGCTGCTCAGCTCTCATTACACCGAAACCAAAGCTTCCGCGATCAGGTTTAATATAGATCATTGTATATAATACAAGCATTTCTTTAAGAACATTTAAATCGTATTTACGAGTATCTGGCACATATAGTGATAGAGATTGATTTTGAAGGATGACTTTTGTTTTAGCCCATTTACTTGGGACGCGTTGAATCTTCATTATCTTCCTCCTTAACAATTTTGTGCAGCATTTGGCCTTTTGAATTCCTTTGTACAAAACTTGCTTAGGAAGCATAATCTTTGACGGCTGAAAATCAGGACAAGCTACCTAAACAATGGTATAATATAAGGATATGGGGTTATGCCTTATCGAACGATATTAGGATAATAAAACCGTGTTTCTTGTCTTTACAGTCTATGTACTAAAGACATTTGCGGAAAGGGCGAATACCCTAATCAACGCAAAAGAAATCAATATTAGAAGATAAAA
The window above is part of the Paenibacillus sp. FSL K6-0276 genome. Proteins encoded here:
- a CDS encoding YheC/YheD family protein encodes the protein MKIQRVPSKWAKTKVILQNQSLSLYVPDTRKYDLNVLKEMLVLYTMIYIKPDRGSFGFGVMRAEQRTVTLSSSQQKTEINATPNNDEIEQQEAQILYILRYGKTAEVFFTPEELHKALQKRIQNRTYLIQKGIDLLRHQDRPFDLRVLAQKTPSGAWETTGMLGRVAAPQKIVTNYHSGGSILSVNTLLKNHMKPSESLSTVNHLKSLGVQIAGQLESTYPGIKEIGLDIAMDQHMDMWLLEVNTLPSIAIFKLFPDKSIYRKIHRYAVAYGRVKARKSPYSTRSKPSTKA